AGTGGATCATTACGAAATCCTAGAATAAAAGCTGCTTGGgcatcttcttcatcaacattatcatcatcaagaAACATCAACACTTTGGGTTCACAAgccaaaaataaacaacGTATATTCTGTTTTGTTGCTGGTGGGATGACATATAGTGAAATCAGATCAATTTATGAattatcatcttcaatGAATAAAGATTTTTATATTGGATCGGAATCAATCCTCAAACCCCGTGATTTCTTAATAGGATTACAAagtattgataaaaataaaacccctgaaaatttagatttaaatatttatcaagaattaaataaacCAACTGATCCTCCATTACATGTTTTTGAAGATGGAATACCTAAACcgaaaaaaatcattaatcaacctcaaaatcaatttcaacaacaaatacaacaacaacaacttatGTATCAAAATACTCATCCAAATGCCAATAATGGAGGAAATGAAcaatcatcaccatcatcatcatcatcatcagcaCCACCTTcacattatcaaaaaagaCAAACTCCAGGAGGAAATCTTGATAATATAGGTAATATAGGGTCACCTACATCTACAGTTGATtcaaaagagaaaaagaagagtagattgaaaaaattcttcaaataaaaaaaaaaaagaagaacaacTATCTTTAATCTTTATAGTTTAATATATgtagtaaaaaaaaaagcaaaggGATAAGTCTAATAATAGTTCTTCCAATGCTTTGAATAAACCTGTAGAAAGTTTTCTAATGCTTAATTTAGTCCAATTGGAgacaattgaaacaataaagaagaagaaaaagaagaagaagactCATTTGTCAGCAGACTGCATATAGACAAGTGTTCTTCGCCGCCCGTGACTTTCTAATCTTTATTTCCgcaacaatcaatttctactttttcttcttcttcttttgctGCCTGCTGCCTGCTGCCTGCTGCCTGTTGtctctattttttttcacccCCTTACCTTATCATCCATCATTtcatcaattcaattcaattcaattaacttctcttttccttttccttttctatttatttttgttaatTATATATCAAATTAAAGGGATAAATCATGGAACAAATAGAAGTgatatcttcatcttcttcatcttcttaTCTATCTAATAGTTGGAATTATATCAATCATCTTCCATTATTCTCCttatcatcatctaatGAATTTACAACCATCACAAACAACCACAATAACAACACTTCATCTCAATATCAAGGTTTAAATAAATGGTTAAGTTGTAATACCCAAGAAGATGGTTGGGGTCCATTATCTTCTACTTATAATGATTTGACTCCATGTTTTTTACAAGGTATTTTATTTGGTATTTCAGCaattttaatgatattaGTTGggatttatcaaattatttatcttagaaataaaaaaattactgttggtaataaaattaattggaatttttatttgaaattatttttagttgTTATTCAAATTGGTTTCCAAATTGGATTAATTTTAGtgtttaataatgatattggtattattaaattatcttTAATACTCAATTCAATTGCTACTATGGTTGCTCTTGGTATTCATTATTTAGAACAATTCAAATCGACTATTCCTAATGgtgtattattattttattggtTATTCCAAgtgattttaaatttagCAAGAATTGGTAATCTTTATTTAAGAAATAGTTTTGgcaaaaataatgataaaggTTTTGCAAATTTAGTCATTTTATCCACGATAAATgcttttattattttaattgTGGAAATCCTGTTTCCTATACAAccattaaataattattatcatcgGGTTTCTTTAAAAGAATCACCACTTGATCAAGCTAATGtattttcaagaattacATTTGATTGGATGGGTggattaatgaaaaaagggtatcataaatatttaactgaagaagatttaCCTTCATTACCTAAATCTTTAAAAGCCAATAAAACTACTAAAGATTTCGATCATTATTGGAATGCTCAATCTACTaacaataaatcattaactTGGGCCATTGCTCAAGCTTTTGGTGGTCAATTCTTGTTGGGTGGTATTTTTAAAGGTGCTCAAGATGCATTAGCTTTTGTTCAACCTCAATTATTAcgtttattaattaaatttgtcAATGATTATTCCAAATCAGTTAAAAAAGGTGATCCTATACCTTTAACTCGTGGATTATTGATTTCTGTTTCCATGTTTATTGTTTCCGTAGTACAAACAGCTTCATTACATCAATATTTCCAACGAGCATTTGATTTAGGTatgaaaattaaatcatcattgACATCAGttgtttataataaatcttTAGTGTTATCAAATGAATCCAAACAAGAATCATCAACGGGTGATATTGTTAATTTAATGTCAGTTGATGTTCAAAGATTACAAGATTTAGTacaaaatttacaaatcaTTTGGTCAGGTCCtttccaaattttattatgtTTATATTCATTACATGAATTAATTGGTAATGCCATGTGGGCCGGAGTAGCCATTATGATAATTATGATTCCGTTAAATGCTGTTATTGCTAGAACTCAAAAACGTTTACAAAAGACacaaatgaaatataaaGATGAAAGATCAagattaattaatgaaattttaaataatatcaaatcattaaaattatatGGTTGGGAACAACCttatttaaaacaattgaattatgttagaaatgaaaaagaattgaaaaatttgaaaaaaatgggGATTTTCATGGCATCATCTAATTTCACATGGAATTTAGCTCCATTTTTAGTTAGTTGTTCGACATTTGCTGTGTTTGTATGGACTTCAAATAAAAGTTTATCCACTGATTTAGTGTTTCCAGCATTATCGTTATTTAATCTTTTATCTTTCCCCTTGGCAGTTGTTCCAATGGTCATTACTAATATTGTCGAAGCTCAAGTTGCCATTGGTAGATTAACGAAATTTTTAACTGGATCAGAATTACAAACCGATGCCGTTATAAGATCACCTAAAGCTAAAAATATTGGTGATACAGCGGTTCTGATTAAAAATGGGACATTTTTATGGTCTAAAGCCAAAGGTGAACAAAATTATAAAGTTGCCCTttcaaatatcaatttaaCTTGTAAAAAGGGGAAATTGGATTGTATTGTTGGTAAAGTTGGTTCAGggaaatcatcaattattcaAGCCATTTTAGgtgatttatataaattagATGGTGAAGTCAATTTACATGGTAAAGTGGCTTATGTTTCTCAAGTCCCATGGATCATGAATGGTACCGTAAAGGACAATATATTATTTGGTCATAGATATGATCctcaattttatcaaattgtaTTAAAAGCTTGTGCTTTAACAGTTGATTTAAGTATTTTACCCAAGGGTGATAAAACTGAAGTTGGTGAAAAGGGGATTTCACTTTCTGGTGGTCAAAAGGCAAGATTATCATTAGCAAGAGCAGTTTATGCTCGAGCCgatgtttatttattagatGATCCATTAAGTGCCGTTGATGAACATGTTGGGAAACATTTAACTGATCATGTTTTAGGTCCTAATGGTTTACTTAAATCTAAATGTAAAATTTTGGCcactaataatattaaagtTTTAAGTATTGCTGATACTTTAAATTTGGTTAGTGATGGAAGATTAATAGAACAAGGAACT
The Candida albicans SC5314 chromosome 7, complete sequence genome window above contains:
- the YCF1 gene encoding ATP-binding cassette glutathione S-conjugate transporter (Putative glutathione S-conjugate transporter; MRP/CFTR-subfamily, ABC type transporter; human neutrophil-induced; oxidative stress-induced via Cap1; possible association with multidrug resistance; possibly essential; Spider biofilm induced): MEQIEVISSSSSSSYLSNSWNYINHLPLFSLSSSNEFTTITNNHNNNTSSQYQGLNKWLSCNTQEDGWGPLSSTYNDLTPCFLQGILFGISAILMILVGIYQIIYLRNKKITVGNKINWNFYLKLFLVVIQIGFQIGLILVFNNDIGIIKLSLILNSIATMVALGIHYLEQFKSTIPNGVLLFYWLFQVILNLARIGNLYLRNSFGKNNDKGFANLVILSTINAFIILIVEISFPIQPLNNYYHRVSLKESPLDQANVFSRITFDWMGGLMKKGYHKYLTEEDLPSLPKSLKANKTTKDFDHYWNAQSTNNKSLTWAIAQAFGGQFLLGGIFKGAQDALAFVQPQLLRLLIKFVNDYSKSVKKGDPIPLTRGLLISVSMFIVSVVQTASLHQYFQRAFDLGMKIKSSLTSVVYNKSLVLSNESKQESSTGDIVNLMSVDVQRLQDLVQNLQIIWSGPFQILLCLYSLHELIGNAMWAGVAIMIIMIPLNAVIARTQKRLQKTQMKYKDERSRLINEILNNIKSLKLYGWEQPYLKQLNYVRNEKELKNLKKMGIFMASSNFTWNLAPFLVSCSTFAVFVWTSNKSLSTDLVFPALSLFNLLSFPLAVVPMVITNIVEAQVAIGRLTKFLTGSELQTDAVIRSPKAKNIGDTAVSIKNGTFLWSKAKGEQNYKVALSNINLTCKKGKLDCIVGKVGSGKSSIIQAILGDLYKLDGEVNLHGKVAYVSQVPWIMNGTVKDNILFGHRYDPQFYQIVLKACALTVDLSILPKGDKTEVGEKGISLSGGQKARLSLARAVYARADVYLLDDPLSAVDEHVGKHLTDHVLGPNGLLKSKCKILATNNIKVLSIADTLNLVSDGRLIEQGTYDDIMKQESSKIRQLIESFGKKKDDSPTPTPSSQTDTNNEVEIKIKDDDINLDDLDSECDLEVESLRRASEASLVVDDEERQLGPPEEEEEDEDTKARKEHLEQGKVKWEVYGEYAKACGPINVVIFLGFALGSYLVNVASTFWLEHWSEINTKYGYNPNVGKYLGIYFLLGIGYSLASLIQNTYLWIFCTIQGSKKLHNSMAVSVLRAPMTFFETTPIGRVLNRFSNDIYKVDEVIGRVFNMFFSNSIKVFLTIVVISFSTWPFLFLILPLGVLYIYYQQYYLRTSRELRRLDSVSRSPIFANFQESLTGVSTIRAYGKEERFKFLNQSRVDKNMSAYHPAINANRWLAVRLEFLGSIIILGAAGLSILTLKSGHLTAGLVGLSVSYALQITQSLNWIVRMTVEVETNIVSVERVLEYSRLKSEAAEIIPDHRPPQDWPQQGEIKFNDYSTKYRPELDLVLRNINLDIKPKEKIGIVGRTGAGKSSITLALFRIIEAFDGNINIDGIDTSSIGLYDLRHKLSIIPQDSQVFEGTIRSNLDPTDEYTDDQIWKALELSHLKDHVLKMHNQRETTEEEEEEEENGETNPLLVKVSEGGANLSIGQRQLMCLGRVLLKLNYSNILVLDEATAAVDVETDQILQETIRNEFKDKTIITIAHRLNTILDSDRILVLEKGQVAEFDTPSNLLKNKDSLFYALCEQGGFINDEPKVTAIE